The sequence CCGGCCAGGCTGACCAGGACGATGCCCTTGCGGGGATTCCGATAGAAGGTCGGGTCGATGGGCACGGGCTTGGCCCATCCGATCATCTGGGTCATGACCAGGACCAGAGTGCCCATGACATCAAGATGCTTGAGGGGGTTCAGGCTTAGACGACCGGCGTCCTTGGCCGTGGGGTCGCCCAGGAGCCAGGAGACATAGCCGTGGGCCACTTCATGGCAGGTGATGCCGAGGAGAAAAGGCACGGCGATGATGGTCAGGCGCTGAATGGTTTCGGCCGGATCGAACATGGTTCCTGCGGCTACCATCAACGAGGCCGGTGGGCAAGAAGTTTCCCCTCGATAGTTTCTGGGGTCGAGAGGCTTGGCGAGGATTTTTTTGACATGGGGCGGGTTTCGAATCTATGAACCCACATGGTCCGGCCGCACAGATTTTATATTCCCCCGGAGGAGTGGTCCTCTCCCTGGGTTTTGAGGGGAACCGAGGCGGCGCATGCCGCGAAGTCGTTACGTTGCAGGCCTGGAGACGAAGTCGCGGGGTTCGACGGCCAGGGTCGGACGGGTATTTTTCGGGTCCTCGGTTTCAAGAGCGGTGAGGTCAAACTGGAGCTCTTGGCCGAGGAGGAATTTGTCAGGTCGGCGTCAGGTCTGGTTCTGGCCCTGGGCTGGACCAAAGGCTTGCGCCGGGGCTGGCTTCTAGAAAAGGCGGCCGAACTGGGGGCCGAGGCTCTCTGGTTCTGGTCGGCTTCCCGCTCCCAGGGGCGGATACCAGGCGATGGCAAAGGGGCCTGGCTGGGCCAAGTCCTGGCCGGTGCCAAGCAGTCGGGCAACCCCTTCTTGCCAAAGATCGAGGTCCTGCCGGGCGGGGCCGAAGCCTTGGCGGCCAGGGCCGGTTCCTTTGACCAGGCCATCGTACTCTGGGAAGGCCTCGGGGAGGCCGGATCGGTCCTCGACCAGAACTCGTTTCGGACCGGACGTTGTCTGGCCGTGGTCGGCCCGGAGGGAGGTCTGACATCCTTGGAGGTCGAGACTCTGATCCGGGGCGGGTGTCGGCCTGCAGGGCTTGGATCGAGAATTCTGCGCTGGGAAACCGCGGCCCTGGTCTGCCTGGTCCTGGCCCATCTGGCCCAGATATCCGCAGGGGCGGGCACAGAAAGCCCGCAATGAGCTGCGAGGAGTGTTCACGGTTCGAGCGTCTTTCGTCACCTTTTTTGCTTCTGGGGGTCGTCCATGTTCTGTAAGAAATGCAAGTACCACT is a genomic window of Deltaproteobacteria bacterium containing:
- a CDS encoding 16S rRNA (uracil(1498)-N(3))-methyltransferase produces the protein MVRPHRFYIPPEEWSSPWVLRGTEAAHAAKSLRCRPGDEVAGFDGQGRTGIFRVLGFKSGEVKLELLAEEEFVRSASGLVLALGWTKGLRRGWLLEKAAELGAEALWFWSASRSQGRIPGDGKGAWLGQVLAGAKQSGNPFLPKIEVLPGGAEALAARAGSFDQAIVLWEGLGEAGSVLDQNSFRTGRCLAVVGPEGGLTSLEVETLIRGGCRPAGLGSRILRWETAALVCLVLAHLAQISAGAGTESPQ
- a CDS encoding site-2 protease family protein gives rise to the protein MFDPAETIQRLTIIAVPFLLGITCHEVAHGYVSWLLGDPTAKDAGRLSLNPLKHLDVMGTLVLVMTQMIGWAKPVPIDPTFYRNPRKGIVLVSLAG